A window of Tursiops truncatus isolate mTurTru1 chromosome 8, mTurTru1.mat.Y, whole genome shotgun sequence contains these coding sequences:
- the ZP1 gene encoding LOW QUALITY PROTEIN: zona pellucida sperm-binding protein 1 (The sequence of the model RefSeq protein was modified relative to this genomic sequence to represent the inferred CDS: inserted 4 bases in 3 codons; deleted 2 bases in 1 codon; substituted 2 bases at 2 genomic stop codons): MNYNDLWGLTLAELGSSRPCVTVQCFRNSHFVLVVSRETALVCRTPINVQLVCTAPQLLPNQEAGSSVVSTAGPLTCCDTTVQVDSIQQNQLVSHIGIWMGPHGSIMWDGAFLTQAGPRAWEEAKAVPDRRHLLISEVTKPQMRQEMAGAEALRYSDLDALILCLLSSILSTWDFRLHIHCVFNASDFLPLQASLFPXPHPATVTQYGPLRLQLQIDKGKGYDKAFSSYHREGDHPIVGLLQESDPMEVWLLQRTDPMLVLVLHKHWAAPSANPFQYPQWPIQSGECPFGDSXRTXMMSLEGALPCHSHYQCFTVATFAPLDTGSWRGCGGPLRSMCSSCLLPVYFLCGTSACCPSGLKTYSTTCSSGAAGESRXASGHHNDIARPRXMVSSPGPLGFEDSYRWESTLGPAGSTMSCNPRPRLWGILLLLAVALVRGVGVFVDLNQAKPRSSWKATEGEQAE, translated from the exons ATGAATTATAACGACCTGTGGGGACTAACGCTAGCCGAGCTGGGCTCCTCCAGACCCTGCG TGACTGTCCAGTGCTTCAGAAACAGTCACTTCGTCCTGGTGGTGTCCCGCGAAACAGCCTTGGTGTGCAGGACGCCAATCAATGTCCAACTGGTCTGCACCGCCCCCCAGCTGCTCCCCAACCAGGAGGCGGGATCCTCCGTGGTCTCCACGGCTGGCCCTCTCACCTGCTGTGACACCACAGTCCAG GTGGACAGCATCCAGCAGAACCAGTTGGTGTCCCACATCGGCATCTGGATGGGGCCACACGGTTCCATCATGTGGGACGGCGCCTTCCTCACACAGGCTGGGCCGCGGGCTTGG GAAGAAGCCAAGGCTGTGCCTGACCGTCGCCACCTCCTGATCTCGGAGGTTACAAAGCCGCAGATGAGGCAGGAGATGGCTGGGGCTGAAGCCCTGAGG TACAGTGATCTGGATGCGCTGATTCTGTGTCTTCTCTCCTCCATCCTCTCCACCTGGGACTTCAGGCTTCACATCCACTGTGTCTTCAATGCCAGTGACTTCCTGCCCCTCCAGGcgtccctctttcc tccccatccAGCCACTGTGACCCAGTACGGCCCGCTGAGGCTTCAGCTGCAGATCGACAAGGGAAAAGGGTACG ACAAGGCTTTTAGTTCCTACCACAGGGAGGGGGACCACCCCATTGTGGGGCTGCTTCAAGAGTCTGACCCCATGGAGGTCTGGCTCCTGCAGAGGACAGACCCCATGCTGGTCTTGGTGCTGCATAAGCACTGGGCCGCTCCCAGCGCCAACCCCTTCCAGTATCCTCAGTGGCCCATCCAGTCGGGTGA GTGTCCTTTCGGTGACA TCAGGACCTGAATGATGTCCTTGGAAGGG GCTTTGCCCTGCCACTCTCACTACCAGTGCTTCACTGTTGCCACCTTCGCCCCCCTGGACACTGGCTCCTGGAGGGGCTGCGGGGGACCACTCAGAAGCATGTGTTCTTCCTGCCTGCTCCCC GTTTACTTCCTTTGCGGCACCTCTGCCTGCTGCCCCTCAGGGCTAAAGACTTACTCGACCACATGTAGCTCTGGGGCTGCAGGTGAGTCCAGG TGAGCCTCAGGTCACCACAATGACATTGCCAGGCCCA GCATGGTGAGCTCTCCTGGGCCACTGGGCTTTGAGGATTCCTACAGGTGGGAGTCTACGCTGGGGCCTGCAG GTTCCACCATGAGCTGCAACCCAAGACCTCGCCTCTGGGGAATTCTTTTGCTGTTGGCTGTTGCCCTGGTCCGAGGGGTTGGCGTCTTTGTGGACCTGAACCAGGCCAAGCCCAGAAGCTCCTGGAAGGCAACAGAAGGTGAACAGGCTGAATAG